In Phalacrocorax aristotelis chromosome 6, bGulAri2.1, whole genome shotgun sequence, one DNA window encodes the following:
- the CRIP1 gene encoding cysteine-rich protein 1, producing the protein MPKCPRCQKEVYFAEKVTSLGKDWHRPCLRCEKCNKTLTSGGHAEHDGKPYCNHPCYAALFGPKGFGRGGAESHTFK; encoded by the exons ATGCCCAAGTGCCCCCGCTGCCAGAAGGAGGTCTACTTCG CTGAGAAGGTTACTTCTCTGGGGAAGGACTGGCACCGGCCCTGCTTGAGATGTGAGAAGTGTAACAAGACCTTGACATCTGGAGGCCATGCAGAG CATGACGGCAAGCCATATTGCAACCACCCCTGCTATGCTGCCTTGTTCGGGCCCAAAG GGTTCGGCCGGGGAGGAGCCGAGAGCCACACGTTCAAGTAA